One genomic segment of Erysipelotrichaceae bacterium 66202529 includes these proteins:
- the nth gene encoding endonuclease III, whose protein sequence is MTTDEILDILEEMFPDAHCELEHKNPFELLVAVVLSAQTTDAAVNKVTPALFEAFPTPQAMAEAQLQDIEDKIRRIGLYRNKAHSIQNLSRSLLDSFDGVVPESMKDLTSLAGVGRKTANVVRSVCFDIPSIAVDTHVERISKRLGLAKVQDSVEVVEQKLKRKLKRERWNRAHHLFIFFGRYFCTARNPKCEECPFREFCKKDKLEAYRNAKKA, encoded by the coding sequence ATGACAACGGATGAAATTCTGGATATTTTAGAAGAGATGTTTCCGGATGCCCATTGTGAGCTGGAGCATAAAAACCCGTTTGAGCTGCTGGTGGCAGTTGTCCTGTCTGCACAGACGACAGATGCGGCAGTGAATAAGGTTACTCCTGCACTGTTTGAAGCCTTTCCGACACCGCAGGCGATGGCAGAGGCGCAGCTGCAGGATATAGAGGATAAAATACGCCGTATTGGCTTATACCGCAATAAGGCGCATTCCATTCAGAATCTCAGCCGTTCACTGCTGGATTCCTTTGACGGTGTTGTTCCTGAAAGCATGAAGGATTTAACATCACTGGCAGGTGTCGGCCGGAAAACGGCAAATGTCGTGCGCAGTGTCTGCTTTGATATTCCCAGCATAGCTGTTGATACACATGTAGAGCGCATTTCCAAGCGGTTGGGGCTTGCAAAGGTGCAGGACAGTGTGGAAGTTGTGGAGCAGAAGCTCAAGCGGAAGCTGAAAAGAGAACGCTGGAACAGAGCACATCATTTATTCATCTTTTTCGGACGTTATTTCTGTACCGCAAGAAATCCGAAATGTGAGGAATGTCCGTTCAGGGAATTTTGTAAAAAGGATAAGCTGGAAGCATACCGCAACGCAAAGAAGGCATAA
- a CDS encoding DnaD domain protein, with protein MEKWWNERFINRRDWILDHLKDLSLTIEETMVVLVIDFMNEHQIPITHGILADKLKKDTDDIDDILSHLTAKGYLALQFQNGKILFNIDGVFADNNEKSLAFDQSLFDLFESEFGRPLSQMELQRMADWLKDYEQKLICYALREALTYDHKSFDYIERILVEWKNRGMTAEKYEGGER; from the coding sequence ATGGAAAAGTGGTGGAATGAGCGCTTTATCAATCGCAGGGACTGGATCCTGGATCATTTAAAGGATCTAAGTCTGACGATTGAAGAAACGATGGTCGTGCTTGTTATTGATTTTATGAATGAGCATCAGATACCGATTACGCATGGGATTCTGGCGGATAAGCTAAAGAAGGATACGGATGATATCGATGATATTCTGTCGCATCTGACTGCGAAGGGATATCTGGCTCTGCAGTTTCAAAATGGAAAGATTTTGTTTAATATCGACGGTGTTTTTGCGGATAACAATGAAAAAAGCCTTGCATTTGATCAGTCGCTGTTTGATTTGTTTGAGTCTGAATTTGGCAGACCACTGTCACAGATGGAGCTGCAGCGTATGGCTGACTGGCTGAAGGATTATGAGCAGAAGCTGATCTGTTATGCATTGCGGGAGGCACTGACCTACGATCATAAGAGCTTTGATTACATAGAGCGTATTCTGGTGGAATGGAAGAACCGTGGAATGACGGCTGAAAAATATGAAGGAGGGGAACGCTGA
- a CDS encoding 5'-methylthioadenosine/adenosylhomocysteine nucleosidase, with the protein MIAVIAAMDTEVDAIVSLMESHEHLITSGIEFDKGMLSGRELIVMKSGVGKGNACMATTILLENYAIDCIVNIGTAGGLKAEQNILDAVVSTRIVQHDFDTSPVDGKEGIGLYFEADLELAALCEQALQQLEVCVHRGLIASGDQFIARKEQLSRLQELFPEAVCAEMEAGAVAQVCAHYHIPFVVLRSLSDIAPRTDSHMDFITYVKHASARSAQFCKALMKLLA; encoded by the coding sequence ATGATTGCAGTAATTGCAGCGATGGATACGGAAGTGGATGCAATCGTATCACTCATGGAATCCCATGAGCATCTAATCACAAGCGGTATTGAATTTGATAAGGGAATGCTGTCCGGCAGGGAGCTGATTGTGATGAAAAGCGGAGTCGGCAAGGGAAATGCATGTATGGCAACGACGATTCTTTTGGAGAATTATGCGATTGATTGCATTGTGAATATCGGAACAGCCGGCGGTCTGAAGGCAGAACAGAATATCCTGGATGCAGTAGTCAGTACCCGCATCGTTCAGCATGACTTTGATACGAGTCCGGTAGACGGCAAGGAAGGCATCGGGCTGTATTTTGAGGCAGATTTAGAGCTTGCAGCGCTATGTGAACAGGCCTTGCAGCAGCTGGAGGTTTGCGTACACCGCGGTCTTATTGCGAGCGGCGATCAGTTTATCGCACGCAAGGAGCAGCTATCCCGCCTGCAAGAGCTGTTTCCGGAGGCAGTCTGTGCAGAGATGGAGGCAGGAGCGGTTGCGCAGGTTTGTGCACATTACCATATCCCGTTTGTAGTGCTGCGCTCGCTGTCTGATATCGCACCCCGCACAGATTCTCACATGGATTTTATTACGTACGTGAAGCATGCCTCTGCACGCAGTGCACAGTTTTGCAAGGCGCTGATGAAGCTTCTGGCATAA
- a CDS encoding methyltransferase domain-containing protein: MMYELLAHVYDALVKDDEATQEWVSLIKKHIKGKELLELACGSGEITIALAQEGYQVTASDLSADMIAEARKKSGSELVEWSVMDMCELHMEKQFDGILCLCDSFNYVLKETQVRALFQGAYAHLKPQGVFLVDMHSLDRLAEFEEEYNEAGQVKELDYQWTITSEEDRIYQNFAFYDAEGRITLEQHEQRVYAPDWILAELEKSGFQVEVYTDFTKPGICEGEKQFYICKKGGGVQ, translated from the coding sequence ATGATGTATGAGCTGCTGGCGCATGTATACGATGCGCTGGTCAAGGATGATGAGGCGACGCAGGAATGGGTGTCCCTGATTAAGAAGCATATCAAAGGGAAGGAACTGCTAGAGCTGGCATGCGGAAGCGGAGAGATTACCATTGCGCTTGCACAGGAAGGCTATCAGGTGACTGCCAGTGATCTGTCCGCGGATATGATTGCCGAGGCAAGGAAAAAATCCGGCAGTGAGCTGGTTGAATGGAGCGTTATGGATATGTGTGAGCTGCATATGGAGAAGCAGTTTGACGGTATTCTGTGTCTGTGTGACAGCTTCAATTATGTATTAAAGGAAACACAGGTGCGCGCTTTATTCCAGGGGGCATATGCGCATCTGAAGCCGCAGGGAGTCTTCCTTGTGGATATGCATTCGCTGGATCGTCTTGCGGAGTTTGAAGAAGAATACAACGAAGCAGGACAGGTAAAGGAGCTGGATTATCAATGGACGATCACCAGTGAGGAGGATCGTATCTATCAGAATTTCGCGTTTTATGATGCCGAGGGAAGAATCACACTGGAGCAGCATGAGCAGCGGGTGTATGCGCCTGACTGGATTCTTGCGGAGCTGGAAAAAAGCGGATTTCAGGTAGAAGTCTATACTGATTTTACAAAGCCAGGTATCTGTGAAGGTGAAAAACAGTTTTATATATGTAAAAAAGGCGGAGGTGTACAATGA
- the rsfS gene encoding ribosome silencing factor → MEELVRIVQKAVDEKKGERPLLYDFRELNPFIDHVVICSAQSVRQVHAIADNIKDRVKEHGYAIRAIEGSSESRWVLVDLDSVVVHVFVNEEREHFQLEKLYADLPHEDFSL, encoded by the coding sequence ATGGAAGAACTGGTACGTATCGTTCAAAAGGCAGTGGATGAAAAAAAAGGAGAGCGTCCGCTGCTGTATGATTTTCGTGAATTAAATCCGTTTATTGACCATGTGGTGATTTGCAGTGCACAAAGCGTGCGGCAGGTACATGCCATAGCGGATAATATCAAGGATCGCGTCAAGGAGCATGGCTATGCGATCCGTGCAATCGAGGGAAGCAGTGAATCCCGCTGGGTTCTTGTGGATTTGGACAGTGTGGTGGTGCATGTGTTCGTAAATGAGGAACGGGAGCACTTCCAGCTGGAAAAGCTGTATGCCGATTTACCGCATGAGGATTTTTCCCTATGA
- the nadD gene encoding nicotinate (nicotinamide) nucleotide adenylyltransferase, translating to MRIAVLGGAFDPIHNGHLQIAKQAVKQLRIDEVWFMPSAATPLKQEQAASFQDRAAMISLAIAPYRHMKLCTLEQELEGVSYTIRTVKTLFQRYPQHSFCWLIGDDQALQFERWKSSDELKQLLPFYVFTRDEQDISLPDGLHRVHMELLAVSSSEIRQGQKLYQVPDRVRDYMGAHGLYLERMVRQRMSEKRFLHSQSVAALCVQLARAHQLDCRVAYLMGITHDVCKQLPYAQAEAWMRSHMPDSLQEAPAIWHGYIGADYINKVFHIHDRRILQAVYHHVKGRNRTDYDRILFIADKLDPSRGYDSSREIAISMRSLKEGYRIVKEQQEAYLKKEGTL from the coding sequence ATGCGAATTGCTGTATTGGGCGGAGCCTTTGATCCGATACATAACGGACATCTGCAGATTGCCAAGCAGGCAGTAAAGCAGCTGCGCATTGATGAGGTCTGGTTTATGCCGAGTGCCGCAACCCCTTTGAAACAGGAACAGGCAGCCTCCTTTCAGGATCGTGCAGCGATGATTTCCCTGGCGATTGCGCCTTACCGGCATATGAAGCTGTGTACGCTGGAGCAGGAGCTGGAAGGCGTTTCCTATACCATACGGACTGTGAAAACGCTGTTTCAGCGCTATCCGCAGCATTCCTTTTGCTGGCTGATCGGGGATGATCAGGCGCTGCAGTTTGAACGATGGAAAAGCAGTGATGAGCTGAAACAGCTGCTTCCGTTTTATGTGTTCACAAGAGACGAACAGGATATTTCGCTGCCGGACGGTCTTCATCGTGTGCATATGGAGCTGCTTGCGGTATCGAGCAGTGAAATACGGCAGGGACAAAAGCTGTATCAGGTGCCTGATCGTGTACGGGACTATATGGGAGCACACGGGTTATATCTGGAACGCATGGTGCGCCAGCGAATGAGTGAAAAACGCTTTTTGCACAGCCAATCGGTCGCTGCGCTTTGTGTACAGCTGGCAAGGGCTCATCAGCTGGATTGTCGTGTTGCCTATCTAATGGGCATCACCCATGATGTGTGCAAACAGCTGCCCTACGCGCAGGCAGAGGCCTGGATGCGATCCCATATGCCGGATTCCTTACAGGAAGCACCTGCCATATGGCACGGCTATATCGGTGCGGATTATATAAATAAAGTGTTCCATATACATGACCGCCGGATATTACAGGCTGTTTATCATCATGTAAAGGGAAGAAACCGCACGGATTATGATCGTATTCTGTTTATTGCAGATAAGCTGGATCCCTCACGCGGCTATGATTCCAGCAGGGAAATCGCAATCAGCATGCGCAGTCTGAAGGAAGGCTATCGCATTGTAAAAGAACAGCAGGAGGCCTACCTGAAAAAGGAAGGCACGCTGTAA
- the yhbY gene encoding ribosome assembly RNA-binding protein YhbY has translation MLTGKQKSELRGIAQTKRPLFQMGKDAVSENLIKTISDSLEAHELVKVSLLKTCGISANEAAITISAATHSEVVQVIGRTFTLYRRSKKNKLGM, from the coding sequence ATGTTAACCGGAAAACAGAAAAGTGAGCTGCGCGGGATTGCGCAGACAAAACGGCCCCTTTTTCAGATGGGAAAGGATGCTGTCAGTGAAAATTTGATCAAGACGATTTCAGATTCTTTAGAGGCGCACGAGCTTGTAAAGGTCTCTCTTTTAAAAACCTGTGGAATCAGTGCCAATGAGGCGGCTATAACCATCAGTGCAGCGACGCACAGTGAGGTGGTCCAGGTAATCGGGCGCACCTTTACGCTGTATCGCAGAAGCAAGAAAAATAAGCTGGGGATGTAG
- the yqeH gene encoding ribosome biogenesis GTPase YqeH — protein MMSKICKGCGVVLQNSDANSIGYTPKMEADYCQRCFRIRHYDDVVISMKQGIDSDAVLRKINAIDALVVWVVDLFDFESNLLPGINRHLLGKDILMVATKRDLLPATLGNDKLSAFMLRRLKEEGIVVQGIVVCGDLAAHARREENASVDEVRSAIAHYRRERDVVVMGMANAGKSTLLNAICDHTDLTTSRHPGTTLDFNSIAMVGYQLYDTPGLTRMDSLLTHVDERLLKTVIPLKPLKARGYQLKGNQTLSLGGLVRLDLIGCESVSCVAYFSERLKLHRSKQEKADDLWRQHYDEILSPVIGEQKDMKKFSYGHVQEYKVDVVIHGLGWFCISGHVQELHVYVAEQGSVTFRKAMI, from the coding sequence TTGATGAGTAAAATATGTAAGGGCTGCGGCGTTGTGCTGCAGAATAGCGATGCAAACAGCATCGGATATACACCGAAAATGGAGGCAGACTATTGTCAGCGCTGTTTTCGGATTCGGCATTATGATGATGTAGTCATCAGTATGAAGCAGGGAATTGACAGCGATGCGGTATTGCGGAAAATCAATGCCATAGATGCGCTGGTCGTTTGGGTTGTGGATTTGTTTGATTTTGAATCCAACCTGTTGCCGGGAATCAACCGCCACTTACTGGGAAAGGATATTCTCATGGTGGCAACCAAACGCGATCTGCTTCCGGCAACCCTGGGTAATGACAAGCTGTCTGCGTTTATGCTGCGACGTTTAAAGGAAGAAGGCATTGTTGTACAGGGAATCGTGGTATGCGGAGATTTAGCGGCTCATGCACGGCGCGAGGAGAATGCATCCGTGGATGAGGTGCGCTCAGCCATTGCACACTATCGAAGAGAACGTGATGTTGTGGTGATGGGCATGGCAAATGCGGGAAAGAGTACCCTGTTGAACGCCATCTGTGACCATACCGATCTGACGACCTCACGGCATCCGGGAACGACGCTGGATTTTAATTCCATTGCCATGGTGGGGTATCAGCTGTATGATACGCCGGGTCTGACGCGTATGGATTCCCTGTTGACCCATGTCGATGAGCGCCTGCTGAAAACCGTCATCCCGTTAAAGCCCTTAAAGGCAAGGGGCTATCAGCTGAAGGGGAATCAGACATTATCACTGGGCGGTCTTGTCCGTTTGGATCTGATTGGCTGTGAGAGTGTCAGCTGTGTTGCCTATTTTTCAGAGCGCTTGAAGCTGCATCGCAGCAAGCAGGAAAAGGCGGATGATTTATGGAGGCAGCACTATGATGAAATTTTGTCTCCGGTAATCGGAGAACAGAAGGATATGAAAAAATTCTCCTATGGTCATGTACAGGAGTATAAAGTGGATGTTGTTATTCATGGCTTGGGCTGGTTCTGTATCAGCGGCCATGTCCAGGAGCTGCATGTCTACGTGGCAGAGCAGGGAAGCGTAACGTTTAGAAAGGCGATGATATAA
- a CDS encoding YqeG family HAD IIIA-type phosphatase — MLKLFTPDYYIHSFAALRPQYLKEHGIQLLVCDIDNTLVPHDVAVPDEKAVRFIRGMQEAGIRVVFISNNVEERVMTFAKGLDADCYPFAMKPLPKTYWKMLKEQGVEKQEVAVIGDQLMTDILGANLVGLHTVLTAPVVTRDLSFTKFNRFFESIVFQLLQKTGRLRKGEFDE; from the coding sequence ATGCTGAAGCTGTTTACACCCGATTATTATATACATAGCTTTGCGGCATTGCGGCCGCAGTATCTGAAGGAGCATGGTATCCAGCTGCTTGTCTGTGATATAGATAACACGCTGGTTCCTCACGATGTAGCCGTACCGGATGAAAAGGCTGTCCGTTTTATTCGCGGTATGCAGGAAGCGGGGATCAGAGTCGTGTTTATCAGCAACAATGTGGAGGAGCGCGTCATGACCTTTGCGAAGGGTCTGGATGCGGATTGTTATCCCTTCGCCATGAAGCCGCTGCCAAAAACGTATTGGAAAATGCTGAAGGAACAAGGCGTTGAAAAGCAGGAGGTTGCGGTTATTGGAGATCAGCTGATGACGGATATTCTGGGTGCAAACCTGGTTGGTCTGCATACGGTCTTAACAGCGCCTGTGGTTACCAGAGACCTGTCATTCACAAAGTTTAACCGTTTTTTTGAATCAATCGTATTTCAGCTGCTGCAAAAAACCGGGCGGCTTCGCAAAGGAGAATTTGATGAGTAA
- a CDS encoding TetR family transcriptional regulator, giving the protein MARNKYPERTVEKILEVSLALFNEKGYEKTTIQDIVNALGMSKGAIYHHFKSKDEIIEALSERCYHGDVQLEQLRRASDKTGIEKLRAIMYRQIQNEEKQQIDAISINLWKNPKIFMNGMSENMSVNSQIVEGILKEGMEDGSIRKQDAQCAAQVLMLLLNYWICSPVVLADRSAIPAKVSYFRKLCDDIGIPVIDDILEQELTAYFRTLANSM; this is encoded by the coding sequence ATGGCACGCAATAAATACCCCGAGAGAACCGTGGAAAAAATCCTGGAGGTTTCCCTGGCTCTCTTCAATGAAAAGGGCTATGAAAAGACTACAATCCAGGATATCGTCAATGCTCTCGGCATGAGTAAGGGTGCCATTTATCACCACTTCAAATCCAAGGATGAGATTATCGAGGCATTGAGTGAGAGATGCTATCACGGGGATGTACAGCTGGAGCAGCTGCGCAGGGCCAGTGATAAAACCGGTATTGAAAAGCTGCGTGCGATCATGTACCGCCAGATTCAAAATGAGGAAAAGCAGCAGATTGACGCAATCTCCATAAACCTGTGGAAGAATCCCAAAATCTTCATGAACGGAATGAGTGAAAATATGAGCGTCAATTCCCAAATCGTGGAAGGGATTTTAAAGGAAGGCATGGAGGATGGTAGTATCCGCAAGCAGGATGCACAATGTGCCGCACAGGTTTTGATGCTGCTGTTGAATTACTGGATCTGTTCTCCTGTTGTATTGGCAGATCGAAGTGCCATTCCTGCCAAGGTCTCTTATTTCCGCAAGCTGTGCGATGACATCGGCATACCGGTTATTGATGACATACTGGAACAGGAGCTGACTGCTTATTTTCGTACCCTTGCCAATTCTATGTAA
- a CDS encoding MFS transporter has translation MNAYNHNFKLMIIGQIISLFGNAILRFSLSLYVLKVSGSASIFATILAVSILPTILLSPFGGVLADRVSRRTIMLGLDFLTSFLIFAFSMISAQHFSIPLVAVLMISLSVIQAFYQPSVQASIPLLVQEEQLMQANGIVVQINALATLLGPILGGLLFSLLPFSLLLNIAATAFFLSAILECIMRIPFQSAPSGGRMLAVIRTDMKESLHFLRYENPALIRLLLLLAALNLVLSSFITVGLPVISNITLALSPAFYGWLEAAIGIGSIAGSMTVPFVMKRVDISGAWRFLMGGSLFLLPMALVLFFKAPVYIAYGCIFVSSICIMLFAALFNIYAQTFLQKSTPNHLLGKVASLVTMVVMCSYPIGQSVYGMLMERFSSSIALLITGACLASLMISLLSRKALKSIGNDCEMDAVLLQ, from the coding sequence ATGAACGCTTATAATCATAATTTTAAACTCATGATCATCGGGCAGATCATTTCCCTGTTCGGTAATGCAATTCTACGCTTTTCGCTTTCCCTGTATGTATTGAAGGTGAGCGGTAGCGCCTCCATCTTTGCCACGATTCTGGCCGTTTCCATCCTTCCAACGATCCTGCTTTCCCCCTTTGGAGGTGTTCTGGCAGATCGTGTAAGCCGCAGAACCATCATGCTTGGACTTGATTTTCTGACCTCCTTTTTAATTTTCGCTTTTTCCATGATCAGTGCACAGCATTTCAGCATTCCCCTAGTAGCTGTACTCATGATTTCTTTGTCCGTGATACAGGCCTTTTATCAGCCCTCCGTACAGGCCAGCATCCCCCTGCTTGTTCAGGAGGAACAGCTCATGCAGGCAAACGGAATCGTTGTTCAGATCAATGCACTGGCGACCCTTTTGGGGCCGATTCTCGGTGGTCTTCTGTTTTCGCTGCTTCCCTTCTCCTTGCTGCTGAATATAGCTGCGACCGCCTTCTTTCTATCCGCTATTTTGGAATGTATCATGCGGATTCCCTTTCAAAGCGCACCCTCAGGCGGCAGGATGCTGGCTGTGATACGTACCGATATGAAGGAAAGCCTGCATTTCCTGCGCTATGAAAATCCGGCTCTGATTCGCCTGTTGCTGCTGTTGGCAGCCCTCAATCTTGTTTTGTCCAGCTTTATCACGGTGGGCCTTCCTGTGATTTCCAATATCACCCTTGCCCTGTCCCCTGCCTTTTACGGCTGGCTGGAGGCCGCAATCGGTATTGGCTCCATCGCCGGCAGCATGACAGTACCCTTTGTTATGAAACGGGTGGATATATCCGGAGCCTGGCGGTTTCTGATGGGCGGCAGTCTGTTTCTCTTACCGATGGCGCTCGTTCTGTTTTTTAAAGCTCCGGTATATATTGCCTATGGCTGCATCTTTGTATCTAGCATCTGCATCATGCTGTTTGCCGCTCTGTTTAATATTTACGCACAGACCTTTCTTCAAAAATCCACACCCAATCATTTGCTGGGTAAAGTTGCGTCATTGGTGACAATGGTTGTGATGTGCTCCTATCCAATCGGACAATCCGTATATGGTATGCTCATGGAACGCTTTTCCTCCAGCATTGCACTCCTGATTACCGGTGCCTGCCTTGCCTCCCTTATGATCTCCCTGCTGAGCAGAAAAGCCTTGAAATCCATAGGAAATGATTGTGAAATGGATGCTGTCCTGCTACAATAA
- a CDS encoding M20/M25/M40 family metallo-hydrolase codes for MNYHVEEATIERFTRELIETPSPVSYYEEIHPLMERIARQIGYTITYDRKRTAYIRVEGEDTSKTVCVGAHLDTIGLMIRHINDNGTLALRNLGGINYNNIEGCSVQVHTRGGTTYTGLLACTSHSTHVFDDARSAVREESNMMVILDELVYSAQEVRALGIEHGDIISIDPQYHYTESGFIKSRFIDDKAAVAAVFAVLEDMKKTNRKPQYTTLFAFPLYEEIGHGGAYLPEDVSEYVALDIGLIGPDYCGSETKVSICAKDNYTPYDRALTTKLIELAKAQELSYSVDVFYHYGTDASAAIRSGNNVYAAAFGMGCFASHGMERCHISSIVQTAKLLYAYLMSV; via the coding sequence ATGAACTATCATGTAGAAGAAGCAACGATTGAACGATTCACAAGAGAATTGATTGAAACACCAAGCCCGGTCAGCTATTATGAGGAAATTCATCCCCTGATGGAGCGTATTGCCCGACAGATTGGCTATACCATCACCTATGACCGTAAGCGTACTGCCTATATCCGTGTGGAGGGGGAGGACACCTCAAAAACCGTCTGCGTAGGCGCGCATCTGGACACGATTGGACTGATGATCCGGCACATCAACGATAACGGTACCCTTGCTTTGCGTAATCTGGGCGGTATCAATTACAACAATATCGAAGGCTGCAGCGTGCAGGTGCATACGCGTGGGGGAACGACCTATACCGGACTGCTTGCCTGTACCTCACATTCCACGCATGTATTCGATGATGCAAGAAGTGCAGTGCGTGAGGAAAGCAATATGATGGTAATCCTGGATGAGCTGGTATACAGTGCACAGGAGGTACGTGCTCTGGGCATAGAGCATGGGGATATCATTTCCATCGATCCGCAATATCATTACACGGAAAGCGGCTTTATCAAATCCCGCTTTATTGACGACAAGGCTGCGGTAGCTGCAGTGTTCGCCGTCCTTGAGGATATGAAAAAAACAAACAGAAAGCCGCAGTATACCACCCTGTTTGCCTTTCCGCTTTATGAGGAAATCGGGCACGGCGGAGCATATCTGCCGGAAGATGTCAGTGAATATGTCGCACTGGATATCGGATTGATCGGACCGGATTACTGCGGAAGTGAAACAAAGGTGAGTATCTGTGCAAAGGATAACTATACACCGTACGACCGTGCACTTACCACAAAGCTCATAGAGCTGGCAAAAGCACAAGAGCTGTCCTACAGCGTGGATGTGTTTTACCATTACGGAACAGACGCCTCCGCTGCAATTCGCTCGGGAAATAACGTGTATGCGGCTGCCTTCGGTATGGGCTGCTTTGCCTCCCATGGCATGGAGCGCTGTCATATTTCCAGTATCGTACAAACAGCCAAACTGTTGTATGCCTATCTGATGAGTGTTTAA
- a CDS encoding sigma-70 family RNA polymerase sigma factor, with translation MFTTIFEVLSNALCYVGYIRSNSFQQPLDKEEEARCISLLSEHDEEARNKLIEHNLRLVAHIVKKYDIKKEQTEDLISIGTIGLIKGVDSFKPEKGHKLTTYASKCIENEILMYLRSSKNYFQNVSLNEPIATDKDGSEITLIDAIASPEDTSIIDDMIVEDNIARLKRFIHVLDARELEIITKRFGLYGQEEETQREIARQLHISRSYVSRIEKRAFMKIYREFQKEEKRKERARQSRDEDNKKSAAS, from the coding sequence ATGTTTACAACAATATTTGAAGTATTATCCAATGCTTTGTGCTATGTGGGCTATATCCGCAGTAATTCCTTTCAGCAGCCGCTTGATAAAGAGGAGGAGGCCCGCTGTATCTCTTTGCTGAGTGAGCACGATGAGGAGGCCAGAAACAAGCTGATTGAACACAATCTGCGCCTGGTTGCGCATATTGTAAAGAAATATGATATCAAAAAGGAACAGACAGAGGATCTGATCAGCATTGGAACCATCGGTTTGATCAAGGGAGTGGATTCCTTCAAGCCCGAAAAAGGGCATAAGCTGACAACCTATGCATCCAAATGTATTGAAAATGAAATTCTCATGTATTTGCGCAGCAGTAAAAACTATTTTCAGAATGTTTCCCTAAATGAGCCAATTGCCACCGATAAGGATGGCAGTGAAATCACATTGATTGATGCGATTGCATCTCCCGAGGATACCAGTATTATCGATGATATGATCGTAGAGGACAACATTGCAAGGCTGAAGCGCTTTATCCATGTTCTAGATGCCCGGGAGCTGGAAATCATTACCAAGCGCTTTGGCTTGTATGGACAGGAGGAGGAAACGCAGCGGGAAATTGCCCGCCAGCTGCATATATCCCGTTCCTATGTGTCCAGGATAGAAAAACGCGCCTTTATGAAGATTTATCGGGAATTTCAAAAGGAAGAAAAGCGCAAGGAGCGTGCCCGTCAGAGTAGAGATGAGGATAACAAGAAATCAGCTGCATCATAA
- a CDS encoding GNAT family N-acetyltransferase yields the protein MPLSEFYLMNDEQIATLHMQLAENFYDDDLYKTVFMDDRTRLKTLRYLFRHYLKALKPYCHFLADSEECRSVMVVWDSTLERPLPYHLQLLWLNMKMIPMLLGLRSLKSMKHVVECWDMFTSRWIAEFVQGDYLHLDLFFTQKESRGSGVGTMMLQALLKHAQKIGKDVTMETHHAENLSLYYKAGFVLMSEITHPDHDIHQYNLMHKCSREENLNE from the coding sequence ATGCCGTTATCTGAATTTTATCTGATGAATGACGAGCAGATTGCCACACTGCATATGCAGCTGGCTGAAAACTTTTACGACGACGACCTGTATAAGACCGTGTTCATGGACGATCGAACAAGGCTGAAAACACTGCGGTATTTATTTCGCCACTATCTGAAGGCACTGAAGCCGTACTGTCATTTTTTGGCAGACAGTGAGGAATGCAGAAGTGTCATGGTAGTATGGGACTCTACCCTGGAGCGTCCGTTGCCGTATCATTTGCAATTACTGTGGCTGAATATGAAAATGATTCCCATGCTGCTTGGACTTCGTTCTTTAAAAAGCATGAAGCATGTCGTGGAATGCTGGGATATGTTTACCAGCCGCTGGATCGCAGAATTCGTACAGGGGGATTATTTGCATCTGGATCTGTTTTTCACACAAAAGGAATCACGCGGAAGCGGTGTGGGAACCATGATGCTGCAGGCCCTGCTGAAGCATGCACAGAAAATCGGCAAGGATGTCACCATGGAAACGCACCATGCTGAAAATCTCTCCCTTTACTATAAAGCAGGCTTTGTACTCATGAGTGAAATCACGCATCCCGATCATGACATCCATCAATATAATCTTATGCATAAATGCAGCAGAGAGGAGAACTTGAATGAATAG